The DNA sequence TCCCTCGGCGGCATCGGTCGTGACCGCTTCGCTCTGGGACACCTCGAGGCCGGCCGCGGAGATCTGCGCGATGGCCGAGCTCACGTCGAGGCCGACGACACTGGGCACCGTCGCCAGCGGCTCGCCGTCGGAGATGAACATGGTGACGACCGCGTCCTTCTCCAACTCCGTACCGGCGGCGGGCTCGGTGCGGATGACCTGGCCCTCGGGGACCTCGAGCGAGGTCTCACGTTCCTGGAGGATCTGGAATCCGGCAGCCGTCAGTGCCGCGGCCGCCGTGGCGGGGTCGTTGCCGCCCACATTCGGCACCGGGCGCATTTCGGGGCCCTCCGACAGCGTCAGGGTGATCACGTCGCCTTCTTTCCCCGATTCACCCGGGGCCGGCGACTGGGCGAGTACCTCGCCCGGCTCGGCGTCCTCGTCGGGGATCTCCTCGGTGACGACCGTGAACCCGAGACTGTCCAGGAGCTGCGCCGCGTCGGTGGCCTGCTGACCGACGACGTTGGGGATCGCGACCGCCTCGGCGCCCGCGCTCACCGTCACTGTGACCACCGAGCCCTCGTCGATCCGGATCCCGCCCTGGGGGTTCTGGGCGAAGACCTGGCCCTCGGGGACCTCTGCGTTCTCCACCTGTTCGGGCCGGACCACGAACCCGGCGTTCTCGAGCTCACGTATCGCCTCGAACTGGTCCAGGCCGATTACGGACGGGACCGCGATCTGGCCGACGTCGACCACCGTGTCGCCGTCGTCGTTGCCGTTACCGCTGGAGTCCTCCAGCACCTGCACGAGGATGACCGCGGCGATGACGATCGCGAGGATCAACAGGACCACGCCGAGGACGAACAGCCCCGTGCGGCGGGTCTGACCCGTGCGGTCGTATGCGCCGTAGGGGTACACCGGCGTCGCCGCGTCGTAGCCGGGGGGGTAGGCCGGCGGAGCGTAGTTCGCCGGGGTCTGACCCGACGGGCGACCCGCCTGCCGCTTACCCCGGTTGGCCGGCAACGCCGTCGTCGGCTGAGAGCCCGAGGCCGGCTGTGAACCCGACACGGGGCGCGAGACCGTCGTCGGGTCGGTCGATCCCGGCGCCGCGGCTGCACCGGCTGCGCCCGCGGCCCGACCCGGCCCGGCTGCCCCGTCGCGGTAGCGGCGCAGATCGGCACGCAGGGCGTCGGCGGACGGGTAGCGGCGCTCGGGGTCCTTGAACAGGAGCCGCATCGTGATTGCCTCGAGCGGCCGGGGAACTGTGGCTCCCGACTGGCTCGGAGGTGTCGGCGCCTCCTGTACGTGCTTGTAGGCGATGGCCACGGGCGAATCACCGGTGAACGGCGCCTCGCCGGTCAACATCTCGTAGAGGACGACGCCGAGCGAGTAGAGATCACTACGGGCGTCGACGCGCTGGCCCTGGGCTTGCTCAGGGGAGAAGTAGGTCGCCGTCCCCATGACGGTGCCGGCCTTGGTGAGGTCGGTGTTGACGCCGGCGGCGATGGCGGTGGCGATGCCGAAGTCGGCGACCTTCACCTGGTTCTGAGGCGAGATGAGGACGTTGCCCGGCTTGATGTCGCGGTGGACCAGTTCGTTGCGGTGGGCGAAGGCGAGTGCACCGGCCACCTCGTAGGTGATCCGGGCGGCACGGTCGGGATGGAGGCGACCCTCGGAGCGCAGAACGTCAGCGAGGCTCCGGCCCTCCACGTACTCCATGACGATGTAGTAGGTGGAGCCCTCGCGGCCCCAGTCGTAGACCCCGACGATGTTGGGGTGGCTGAGGTTCGCGGCGGCCTGCGCCTCCCGGCGGAAACGCTCGACGAAGGTCGGGTCCGCGGCGAACTCCGCGAACAGCACCTTGACCGCTACGGCGCGGTCGAGGAGCTGGTCACGGGCGAGGAAGACATCGGCCATGCCGCCGCGAGCCAACCGCCGGTGGAGCTCGTAACGGCCGCCGAGGATGGTGGGTCCCTGGTCGGACATCGTGGACGAAGTCTAGGGACCGTGACTCCGGCCTTGGTGGCACAGAGTCACCCGCCCACGCCGCCTGCGGCGATGGCCGCTTCGAGCACAGCCCTCGCAACCGGGGCGGCGACGCCCCCACCGGTCTGTTCCCCGCCGCCGGGTACCGCCTCCACGATGACCGCCACGACGAGTTCCGCCGGGCCCTCCGCCGGCCCCGCGAACGCCACGAGCCAGGCGTGGGTGTCGTCGGCCGTCCCGCCGTCGGACGCGGTGGTCTGGGCCGTACCGGTCTTGGCCCCGACGACGACTCCCGGGATCGCCATGGACGTCGCGGTGCCCGCCTCGACCACTCCGATCATGAGTTCACGCATCGTGGCCGCGTCGACCTCGCGCAGCGCCCGCCGCCAGGACCTCGCCCCCCACTCGTCGATGATGTCGCCGTCGGCTGCAACGATCCGATCCATGACGTGGGGCTCCATGATCACCCCGCCGTTGGCGATGGCCGCCGTGGCGAGAGCCATCTGCAGAGGGGTCGCCGCAACGTCGTTCTGGCCGATCGAGGACTGGGCGAGTCGGGGGATGTCGCGTTCGAAGTCGGTGGGGAAGACCGACTCGGCCGCGGCGGGAAGGTCTACCGGTGGCGCATCGTTGAAGCCGAAGTCCTCGGCCGTCTCGACCATGACCTCGGGGCCGAGCACCTCGGCACCCATCTCCGCGAACGCCGTGTTGCACGAGACCCGGAGGATCTCCGGCAGGGCGCCCCCGCAGATCGACCCCCGGAAGTTGGTGATCGGGACCGTGGTGAGCGGTGGGACGTACTCCGCCACCGCCGGGAACACCGGATCGGCGAGACCGACGATCCCGCTACTCAGGCCCGCTGACGCCGTGACGATCTTGAACGTGGAACCCGGCGGATACCGCTCTCGGTAGCTGCGGGCGAGGTCCGGCTTCGTCGGATCGTCGAGCAGCGCTTCGCGGGCCGCACGCGCCACTGCGAGATCGGTGCCTGACAGGGGTCCCGGGTCGTAGCTCGGGAACGACCAGAGAGCGACGATCGAACCGTCGCGCGGGTCCATCACCACGACCGAGCCGTTGCGGTCACCGAGAGCCGCGCGGGCCGCCTCCTGCACCGTGGCGTCGAGGGTGAGGACCAGATCGCCGGTGGTGTCGTTGTCGCGGAACAGGTCGGCGAAGCTGCCGAACTGCTGGCCCGCCGTCTGTCCCGCGAGCTCGTCGTTGTAGATCCGTTCGACACCGTCGGCGCCGAAGTCGAAGGAGAAGTAGCCGGTGACGTGGGCGAAGAGCTCCCCGAACGGATACTGCCGCTCCCGGCGGAGCTGGCCGCCGACATCGACGGTGGTCGCCACGATCTCACCGTCGATGGTGAGAATGTCGCCCCGGGGCTCGCCGAAGTCGCGGACGATGTCACGGGTGTTGAGCGGGTTCTCCTCGAGCTCGGACCGCTCGAAGAACTGCAGCCGGTTCAGCTGCACGAACAGCACGGCGAAACATACGAGGAGGCCGAGCCCGACCAGGCGGATCTGGCGGTTCATCGCGGTGACAAGGTCTCGCGCGGGCGGCCTGGTTCGACCTTCTGCAGCGTGATGGCCTCGTCGGAGATCCGCACGAGCAGAGCCAACAGCACGTAGTTGGCGACGAGCGAAGAGCCCCCGTAGGACACGAACGGCAAGGTGACGCCCGTCAGCGGCAGGACCCGGATGACCCCGGCGATGATGATGAAGGCCTGGACGCCGAGCAGCGTGGTCAGGCCCGCTGCGAGCAGCTTGGTGAAGTCGTTCTCGACGGCCAGGGCGATCCGGAGGCCGGTGCCGATCATCAACATGAACGTGACCAGGACAGCGGTCGCGCCCAGAAGACCCAGCTCCTCACCGATCGCCGCGAAGATGAAGTCGGTCTCGGCGAAGGGGATCCGACCGGGGTCACCCAGGCCCGGTCCGGTGCCCGTGAGCCCTCCCGAACCGAAGGCAAAGGCGGCCTCGACGATCTGGAAACCGTCCCCCCGGGGGTCCTGCCAGGGGTCGAGCCACACGTCGACACGGGTCTGCACGTGGGTGAACTGGCTCCACGCGAACACGGCCCCGCCGAGGAACAACGTCCCGCCCATCAACAGGTACGCGGCCCGCTCCGTAGCGATCCACAGCACGACGAGGAACAGCGTGAAGAACAACAGCGACGACCCCAGGTCGCGCTCGTAGAACATGACGATGAGCGAGGCCCCCCAGCCCAACAGGACCGGGCCCAGGTATTTCGGTTCGGGCAGGTTCAGCGGCCCGAGCTTGTAGGTGCTGACCCGAAGGAGCTCGCGCTTGTCGACCAGGTAGCTCGCGAAGAAGACCGCCAGGGCGAGCTTCGCGAACTCACCTGGCTGGAAGTTCAGCGGGCCCAGGTTCACCCAGATGCGGGCGCCGTTGACCTCCTGGCCCAGCACCGGCAACAGCGGCAGCCCCAGCAACACGAGTCCCGCGAGCATGAACGTGTAGCGGTAGCGCTGGAGGTCACGCGTGCGCCGGACGAGGACGAGGGTTGCGACGTACGCCCCGACACCGACGAAGGTCCACGTGGACTGAAGTGCCGCCAGGCCGTCATCGAGGCGTGCGATGAAGACGTAGCCGATCCCGTTGAGGAGCCCGGCCAGGGGAAGGAGCAGGCCGTCGGCCTGGGGGGCGAGACGCCGCGTGGCGATGTGGGCGACGATCAGGAGCCCGAGCACGACGCCGAGGAACGGGCCGACATTGGCGGGGATCGTCGAGAACCGGCCGAGGCTGGCCAGGACGTAGATCCCCGTCGTGATGGCCGCTGCGCCGACGAGAAGGCCGAGCTCGGTGTTGCGGCGGCTCCGGCGCACGGTGCTCAGGCGCCGCCGCGACCGAACATCCGTCGCCACCAGGGCCGCTTCGGCGTGTCCTCACCGGCGTCGGGATCGGAATCGTCGGCCGCCTGCACGGTTGCCGGCGAGCCCGGCGCGGCGAGATCAGCAGCGACGGTCTGATGCTCTTCGGTCGGTTCGCCAGCCGTGACCACGGCGTCCCCCGACCCGCTCATGTCCACGTCGACGATCACGACGGTGATGTTGTCACGGCTGCCGGCCCGGTTGGCAGCGTCGATCAGGTCCTGCGCTGCGACCTCGGGGTCGTCCACGGTCCCGAGGGTTGCGGCGATGTCGGGCTCGCTCACCTCGTTGAACAGGCCGTCGCTGCACAACATGAAACGGTCGCCGTGGATCACGGGAAGCAGGAAGGTGTCCACCTCCACTTCGTGCGAGACACCCAGCGCGCGGGTGAGCACGTTGCGCTGGGGGTGGTCCCGGGCCTCTTCGGGGCTGAGACGACCCTGTCTCAGGAGGTCCTCGACCAGCGAGTGGTCCAGGGTCACCTGGGCGAGGTGGTCGTCCACGTAGCGGTAGACCCGGGAGT is a window from the Acidimicrobiales bacterium genome containing:
- the pknB gene encoding Stk1 family PASTA domain-containing Ser/Thr kinase, whose translation is MSDQGPTILGGRYELHRRLARGGMADVFLARDQLLDRAVAVKVLFAEFAADPTFVERFRREAQAAANLSHPNIVGVYDWGREGSTYYIVMEYVEGRSLADVLRSEGRLHPDRAARITYEVAGALAFAHRNELVHRDIKPGNVLISPQNQVKVADFGIATAIAAGVNTDLTKAGTVMGTATYFSPEQAQGQRVDARSDLYSLGVVLYEMLTGEAPFTGDSPVAIAYKHVQEAPTPPSQSGATVPRPLEAITMRLLFKDPERRYPSADALRADLRRYRDGAAGPGRAAGAAGAAAAPGSTDPTTVSRPVSGSQPASGSQPTTALPANRGKRQAGRPSGQTPANYAPPAYPPGYDAATPVYPYGAYDRTGQTRRTGLFVLGVVLLILAIVIAAVILVQVLEDSSGNGNDDGDTVVDVGQIAVPSVIGLDQFEAIRELENAGFVVRPEQVENAEVPEGQVFAQNPQGGIRIDEGSVVTVTVSAGAEAVAIPNVVGQQATDAAQLLDSLGFTVVTEEIPDEDAEPGEVLAQSPAPGESGKEGDVITLTLSEGPEMRPVPNVGGNDPATAAAALTAAGFQILQERETSLEVPEGQVIRTEPAAGTELEKDAVVTMFISDGEPLATVPSVVGLDVSSAIAQISAAGLEVSQSEAVTTDAAEGTVIDQSPNAFAEVEPGSVVGIVVARAPDPTPTPTPSPSPTPTATPGA
- a CDS encoding FtsW/RodA/SpoVE family cell cycle protein; amino-acid sequence: MRRSRRNTELGLLVGAAAITTGIYVLASLGRFSTIPANVGPFLGVVLGLLIVAHIATRRLAPQADGLLLPLAGLLNGIGYVFIARLDDGLAALQSTWTFVGVGAYVATLVLVRRTRDLQRYRYTFMLAGLVLLGLPLLPVLGQEVNGARIWVNLGPLNFQPGEFAKLALAVFFASYLVDKRELLRVSTYKLGPLNLPEPKYLGPVLLGWGASLIVMFYERDLGSSLLFFTLFLVVLWIATERAAYLLMGGTLFLGGAVFAWSQFTHVQTRVDVWLDPWQDPRGDGFQIVEAAFAFGSGGLTGTGPGLGDPGRIPFAETDFIFAAIGEELGLLGATAVLVTFMLMIGTGLRIALAVENDFTKLLAAGLTTLLGVQAFIIIAGVIRVLPLTGVTLPFVSYGGSSLVANYVLLALLVRISDEAITLQKVEPGRPRETLSPR
- a CDS encoding penicillin-binding protein 2; this translates as MNRQIRLVGLGLLVCFAVLFVQLNRLQFFERSELEENPLNTRDIVRDFGEPRGDILTIDGEIVATTVDVGGQLRRERQYPFGELFAHVTGYFSFDFGADGVERIYNDELAGQTAGQQFGSFADLFRDNDTTGDLVLTLDATVQEAARAALGDRNGSVVVMDPRDGSIVALWSFPSYDPGPLSGTDLAVARAAREALLDDPTKPDLARSYRERYPPGSTFKIVTASAGLSSGIVGLADPVFPAVAEYVPPLTTVPITNFRGSICGGALPEILRVSCNTAFAEMGAEVLGPEVMVETAEDFGFNDAPPVDLPAAAESVFPTDFERDIPRLAQSSIGQNDVAATPLQMALATAAIANGGVIMEPHVMDRIVAADGDIIDEWGARSWRRALREVDAATMRELMIGVVEAGTATSMAIPGVVVGAKTGTAQTTASDGGTADDTHAWLVAFAGPAEGPAELVVAVIVEAVPGGGEQTGGGVAAPVARAVLEAAIAAGGVGG
- a CDS encoding Stp1/IreP family PP2C-type Ser/Thr phosphatase → MTAFRWGSGTDVGHVRSVNQDNLVVAAGFFAVADGMGGHRGGEVASLIAVEALVESLGETRRVDDYVTAVRAANEAILQRASEDPDLYGMGTTLCTLGLVDVDGVEQLAVTNVGDSRVYRYVDDHLAQVTLDHSLVEDLLRQGRLSPEEARDHPQRNVLTRALGVSHEVEVDTFLLPVIHGDRFMLCSDGLFNEVSEPDIAATLGTVDDPEVAAQDLIDAANRAGSRDNITVVIVDVDMSGSGDAVVTAGEPTEEHQTVAADLAAPGSPATVQAADDSDPDAGEDTPKRPWWRRMFGRGGA